A single Glycine soja cultivar W05 chromosome 14, ASM419377v2, whole genome shotgun sequence DNA region contains:
- the LOC114384649 gene encoding uncharacterized protein LOC114384649, which translates to MVMSSITFPPNSDDYIGTESCTDLQNIDHVIDNHQSFKSNDAGNKTKVKNNIKMKENKVFPPPIPLLARTQNLASHMPWVLKRYYTNEGRLILKEEKVKHHEYFRAHSANGRLTLQLVNVPFDDHDEYFEEATPSPHEAADIIDNVTHDNDITSNGRFDEDEENEARHCC; encoded by the coding sequence ATGGTCATGAGCAGCATCACATTTCCTCCAAACAGTGACGACTACATTGGCACTGAGAGCTGCACGGACCTCCAAAACATAGACCATGTCATTGATAACCACCAGTCCTTTAAATCCAACGATGCAGGAAACAAAACCAAGGTCAAGAACAACATCAAAATGAAAGAGAACAAAGTGTTCCCTCCCCCTATACCCTTACTAGCTCGAACTCAGAACCTGGCCTCACACATGCCATGGGTGTTGAAGAGGTACTACACAAACGAGGGAAGGTTGATTTTGAAAGAGGAAAAGGTGAAGCACCATGAGTACTTTCGTGCACATAGTGCCAATGGCAGACTCACATTGCAGCTTGTTAACGTTCCCTTTGATGACCATGATGAGTACTTTGAAGAAGCAACACCTAGTCCACATGAAGCGGCTGATATTATTGATAACGTTACTCATGATAATGATATTACTAGTAATGGTAGGtttgatgaagatgaagagaaTGAGGCTAGGCATTGTTGCTGA
- the LOC114384099 gene encoding uncharacterized protein LOC114384099 produces the protein MDRTWITTPRISEAYQQGVEEFLSFFQINSATTDAKFFCPCVKCVNGRRHSLDDIKSHLICDGFSPTYTKWIWHGELVGHTATSRPHPVQLESGDRMEDMICDLGQEGFRECHADIYDALQTDAQTPLYVGCKSFTRLSAVLALVNLKDNTLPKSHYEAKKILYPVGLEYRRIHACPNDCLLYRNEFVDMRFCPTCGLSWYKGNDGEGIEGSATGSSRPAKVCWYLPIIPRLKRLFTSVQDSKYVRWHVDERRMDGMIRHPADCTQWKTFNSLYPTFAQEPRNLRLALASDGMNPFGNLTTNHSSWPVLLMIYNLPPWLSMKRKYMLLSMMIAGPKQPGNDIDVYLAPLIEDLTKLWVEGVEVYDANAKQSFNLRAMLFCTINDFPAYGNLSGYSVKGHHACPICEKNTCYIQLTHGKKTIYTRHRRFLTRNHPYRRLKKAFNGDSELEIAPKPLCGHDVYQRVRDIDTTFGKTQKKDLSVKNIWKKKVNIL, from the exons ATGGACCGAACTTGGATTACAACACCTCGCATAAGCGAAGCGTATCAACAAGGGGTTGAAGAGTTTTTGTCATTTTTCCAAATAAATTCAGCAACCACAGATGCCAAGTTTTTCTGCCCTTGTGTTAAATGTGTGAACGGCAGGCGTCACTCGTTGGATGACATTAAATCGCATCTGATATGTGATGGCTTTAGCCCCACGTACACaaagtggatatggcatggtgagttGGTTGGTCATACAGCAACAAGTCGACCTCATCCGGTTCAGCTAGAAAGCGGAGATCGAATGGAAGACATGATATGTGATCTTGGGCAAGAGGGCTTTCGGGAATGTCATGCAGATATTTACGATGCTCTTCAAACAGATGCGCAGACGCCGTTGTATGTTGGATGCAAAAGCTTTACTAGGTTATCAGCTGTGCTAGCTTTGGTTAACCTAAAGG ATAACACCTTACCGAAGAGTCACTACgaggcaaaaaaaatattatatcccGTTGGCTTGGAGTACCGAAGAATCCATGCATGTCCGAATGATTGCCTTCTGTACAGAAATGAGTTTGTGGATATGCGATTCTGCCCCACTTGCGGACTTTCATGGTACAAGGGCAACGACGGGGAAGGTATTGAAGGTTCAGCCACCGGTAGTAGTCGTCCAGCAAAAGTTTGTTGGTATTTGCCAATAATACCTAGGTTGAAGCGGTTGTTTACGAGTGTACAAGATTCTAAATACGTAAGGTGGCATGTAGATGAAAGAAGAATGGATGGTATGATTAGACACCCCGCTGATTGTACACAATGGAAGACATTTAACTCCTTGTATCCAACTTTTGCACAAGAGCCTAGAAACCTAAGGCTTGCGCTTGCCTCGGATGGAATGAACCCCTTTGGTAACTTGACCACCAATCATAGTTCGTGGCCGGTATTATTAATGATTTACAACCTTCCTCCATGGTTGTCCATGAAGCGCAAATATATGTTGCTCTCTATGATGATAGCTGGTCCAAAACAACCtggaaatgatattgatgtgtaCTTGGCTCCTTTGATAGAAGACCTGACCAAACTGTGGGTTGAGGGGGTTGAAGTGTATGATGCAAATGCAAAACAGTCATTCAACTTGCGTGCAATGCTCTTCTGTACGATTAACGATTTTCCCGCTTATGGTAATTTGAGCGGATATAGTGTCAAAGGACACCATGCATGTcctatttgtgaaaaaaatacttgttaCATTCAACTAACCCATGGGAAGAAGACAATCTATACAAGGCACAGAAGATTTTTAACCCGAAATCACCCATATAGGCGtttgaaaaaagcatttaatggagaTAGTGAGCTTGAAATAGCGCCTAAACCATTATGTGGACATGATGTTTACCAAAGGGTCAGAGACATAGATACTACCTTTGGTAAGACACAGAAAAAGGACTTGTCTGTGAAGaacatttggaaaaaaaaggTCAATATTCTTTGA
- the LOC114384100 gene encoding probable disease resistance protein At1g61300, which produces MIAKEILQKNWNDKDMIGWSFSRRIGQLCDVKDHTVNGGSNGDDALTINQLLSRLTRAEDNIDKKLQWLEFQGNKRKRQDDDWLDKLKDLKKRAIDVKNSLHQSGSTNEFPEPYELGDEFDELLLMKPWMLLDERDENMEKMWDLLEHEEVLIIGIDGMGGVGKTFMATHFKNEIKRKGTFKDVFWVTVSDDFTTFKLQHDIAATIQVKLYGDEMTRATILTSELEKRGKTLLILDDVWEYIDLQKVGIPLKVNGIKLIITTRLKHVCLQMDCLPNNIIRMHPLSGEEAWELFLLKLGHRGTPARLPPHVLEIARSVVMKCDGLQLGISVMARTMKGKNEIYWWRHALNILDRLEMGEEVLSVLKRSYDNLIEKDIQKCFLRSALFPNETRKEEWVMMVVESGGTVSLFVIFQQA; this is translated from the exons ATGATTGCAAAGGAGATTCTTCAGAAGAATTGGAATGACAAAGACATGATAGGGTGGTCGTTCTCCAGAAGAATTGGTCAATTGT GTGATGTAAAAGATCATACTGTGAACGGAGGTAGCAATGGTGATGATGCTTTGACTATAAATCAGTTGCTATCCAGACTAACAAGGGCAGAAGACaacattgataaaaaattacagTGGCTGGAGTTCCAGGGCAATAAGCGCAAGAGACAAGATGACGATTGGTTGGATAAACTAAAGGACCTGAAAAAAAGAGCTATTGATGTGAAAAACTCACTGCATCAGTCTGGGTCGACTAATGAATTCCCCGAGCCTTATGAATTGGGTGATGAGTTTGATGAATTATTGCTAATGAAGCCTTGGATGTTGCTAGATGAGCGAGATGAAAATATGGAGAAGATGTGGGATCTTCTGGAGCATGAGGAAGTTTTGATTATTGGCATAGATGGAATGGGGGGAGTTGGAAAAACATTCATGGCAACTCATTTCAAGAATGAGATTAAAAGAAAGGGGACTTTCAAGGATGTCTTCTGGGTCACTGTTTCCGATGATTTCACCACTTTCAAATTGCAACATGACATTGCAGCAACAATACAGGTTAAGCTTTACGGAGATGAGATGACTAGAGCAACAATTTTGACGTCAGAGTTggagaaaagaggaaaaacaCTGCTTATTTTGGATGATGTTTGGGAATATATTGATCTGCAAAAGGTGGGGATTCCTCTTAAAGTGAATGGCATTAAATTGATTATCACAACTCGTTTGAAACATGTGTGTCTACAGATGGATTGCCTaccaaataatataataagaatGCACCCTCTCTCTGGTGAAGAAGCTTGGGAGTTATTTTTGCTAAAACTTGGACACCGTGGAACACCTGCAAGACTTCCCCCTCATGTACTAGAGATTGCAAGATCTGTTGTAATGAAATGTGATGGTTTACAACTTGGAATCAGTGTGATGGCTCGAACCATGAAAGGGAAAAATGAGATCTATTGGTGGAGACATGCATTGAATATACTTGACAGATTGGAGATGGGAGAAGAGGTCTTAAGCGTACTAAAACGTAGCTAtgacaatttaattgaaaaGGACATTCAAAAATGTTTCTTACGATCTGCACTGTTTCCTAATGAGACTAGGAAAGAGGAATGGGTTATGATGGTTGTTGAGAGTGGTGGCACAGTGAGTTTGTTTGTGATATTCCAGCAAGCATAG